The Halorussus gelatinilyticus genome contains the following window.
GACCACGTCGGCGAGATTCGCGGCCAGTTCTCGCTCCGGGACACCTACAACGTGACCATCGACGACGCCAGCAACGTGCCGAAGGAGGCCATCGTCGCGGCCGCGATGGTCGTGGACGCCATCGAAGGAAACTAGTACTCCGGCACGCGCGCCGACCGGTCGCTCCCCTCTACGAACGGGAGGTCGGCGAGCTCGGCCGGGACCTCCTCGCCGCCGACGCGGACGGTTAAATTGGATTCGTCCGTCTCGAAATCGACCACGCCGAACGCGACGGGTTCCCCGGCGGTCGGACTCTCGACCGCTCGCGTCACTTCGCCGACCGCCTCGTCGCCTCTGAACACCGCCGCGCCCGAGTCGGGCACCGCTTCCGGTCGAAGCCCGACGAGTCGCTGACTCGGCTGGCCGCGGTTCTCGACGCGCGAGACGACCTCCTGGCCGACGAAACACCCCTTCTCGAAGTCCACCGCGTTCCGGAGACCGACGACGTTCGGGATGCGGCCCCGTAGCTCCGACTCGAACAGCGGCGTCCCGGCTTCGAGCGTCAGCGACTCCCACGTCGTCCGGCCGAACGGCGCGGCGTTCAGCCCCTGATTCAGGAGCGTGTCGAAGACCAACTCGGCGTTCGCGCGCTCCTCGCCGGTCTCGTTGACGGTCGTCCCGGTGGTGCAGACCACCTCGAACCCCTCCTCGCCGGTCGGCGCGTCGGTCCGAATCACGGTGACGCCGACCGAGGCGATTCGCCCGCGGACGAAGGACAGGTGTTCGGCGGGCGAGGACGCGCCGTTCAGCACGCTGGCTATCTTCTCGGTCGCCTTCGGGCCGTGGACGCCGAACACCGCGAAGTCGTCGGTGGCGACCGAAATCTCCACGTCTTGGATGAAGACCTTCTCGCGCCACTCGTCGGCGAGCGCGTCGGCCTCGCCCGGCGGGACGAACAGCAGGAGTTGCTCGCCCGCGTTGTAGACGTACATGTCCAACTCGACGCCGCCCTGCGGGTCGAGCAGGAGCGCGTAGGCGCCCTCGCCGTCGGCGGTCGGCACGTCGTTCGACACCACGTTGTCCACGTACTCCACGCGGTCGTCGCCGCCGACCGTGACCACGCCGTAGGGCATCTCGGTGACGCCGACGACGTTCCGGACCGCGGCGTGCGCGCGGTCGGGTCGCCCGTAGTCGGCAGGTACCTCTCGGTCGCCCACCGCGGTCCACTCCGCCCCGAGGTCGGCCTGCTCGTCCTCGATGACAGTCATTCTACGTCGGATTCGGTCGCGGACGGGATTAAAAGGTCGGA
Protein-coding sequences here:
- the ygfZ gene encoding CAF17-like 4Fe-4S cluster assembly/insertion protein YgfZ, with amino-acid sequence MTVIEDEQADLGAEWTAVGDREVPADYGRPDRAHAAVRNVVGVTEMPYGVVTVGGDDRVEYVDNVVSNDVPTADGEGAYALLLDPQGGVELDMYVYNAGEQLLLFVPPGEADALADEWREKVFIQDVEISVATDDFAVFGVHGPKATEKIASVLNGASSPAEHLSFVRGRIASVGVTVIRTDAPTGEEGFEVVCTTGTTVNETGEERANAELVFDTLLNQGLNAAPFGRTTWESLTLEAGTPLFESELRGRIPNVVGLRNAVDFEKGCFVGQEVVSRVENRGQPSQRLVGLRPEAVPDSGAAVFRGDEAVGEVTRAVESPTAGEPVAFGVVDFETDESNLTVRVGGEEVPAELADLPFVEGSDRSARVPEY